One genomic window of Magnolia sinica isolate HGM2019 chromosome 3, MsV1, whole genome shotgun sequence includes the following:
- the LOC131238977 gene encoding uncharacterized protein LOC131238977, whose protein sequence is MLRNEINRMKEQQVPPNPEEVTPILEEESLFFRPRSISTFAELSRSFPTHFIFDKKSRKPSTHLLTLKQRSGESLKDYISLFNEEALQVDDYLDKMTLSMMISGLNEGKRRLDDAPQHADKRKSDNNTTRDRRPSRKPERKFHSYTPLNTSLEQILLDIRDQRLLHWLSYMKTDAGQRDKSLKHQLIKESHYPKWIANVVLVKKANGKWQVCIDYSDLNKACPKDSFPLHQIDQLVDSTTGHERLTFLDAYSGYNQIRMYPPNRQKTTFVTDKGLYCYRVMLFDMKNTGETYQRLVN, encoded by the exons ATGCTGAGGAATGAGATCAATCGGATGAAAGAACAGCAAGTGCCTCCTAACCCAGAAGAGGTGACACCCATACTTGAAGAAGAGTCGTTGTTC TTCAGGCCGAGGTCAATCAGCACCTTCGCCGAGCTCAGCAGATCGTTCCCAACTCATTTCATCTTTGacaagaagagtcggaagccatCAACTCACTTGCTGACCCTCAAGCAGAGGAGTGGGGagtcattgaaagattacatctccCTGTTCAACGAAGAGGCGCTGCAGGTGGACGACTATTTAGACAAGATGACATTGTCCATGATGATCAGTGGGCTCAATGAGG GGAAGAGGCGACTTGATGATGCACCACAGCATGCTGACAAAAGAAAATCGGATAACAACACTACTCGAGACAGGAGGCCGAGCAGGAAGCCCGAAAGGAAGTTTCACTCTTACACTCCTCTCAACACGTCTCTAGAGCAAATCCTACTAGACATTCGAGATCAAAGATTGCTACATTGGCTGAGCTATATGAAGACCGATGCTGGTCAGCGGGACAAAT CTCTTAAGCATCAGCTTATTAAAGAAAGTCACTACCCAAAATGGATCGCGAATGTGGTCCTCGTGAAGAAGGCCAATGGAAAATGGCAGGTCTGCATAGATTACTCGGATCTGAACAaggcctgccccaaggatagcttcccACTACATCAGATCGACCAACTGGTTGATAGCACGACCGGCCACGAGCGGCTCACCTTCTTGGATGCTTACTCTGGGTACAATCAGATCAGGATGTATCCCCCAAACAGGCAGAAGACGACCTTTGTCACAGACAAGGGtctctactgttaccgggtcatgctATTTGACATGAAGAACACTGGGGAAACATATCAGAGGCTGGTGAACTAG